The Acetivibrio saccincola genome window below encodes:
- the argS gene encoding arginine--tRNA ligase, which produces MVNIVENIRKQIDDAVRNSVSKAVEAGELPEFEIEEVTVEIPKEKSHGDFSTNIAMQTARMAKKAPRQIAEIIVKNMDLEGTYIEKVEIAGPGFINFYLNNNWLYDSLKDIQRLREEYGRIDVGGGQKVMVEFVSANPTGPLHMGNARGGALGDCIASVLERAGYDVTREFYVNDAGNQIEKFGISLEARYLQLLKGEDAVEFPEDGYHGEDIIEHMKNYIEEHGDKLLDVDSSERRKALVEYALPKNVERIKKALEEYGVTFDVWFSEQSLYDSGEIEETLEYLKEKGYTREEDGALWFKATLFGAEKDEVIVRNNGVPTYFLADIAYHRNKFLKRNYDRVINLWGADHHGHVFRMKCGVEAFGIDPDKLDIVIFQLVRLYRNGEIARMSKRTGKSISLTDLLEEVGRDAARFFFNTKASGNHLDFDLDLAVKQSNENPVYYVQYAHARICSMLKVLESEGIKVPDVDEVNVSLLDKEEEIELLKKLAQYPEEIRLTAETLEPSRLTRYVYDVAAAFHSFYNACRVKGEEEEIMNARLILVDSTKIVIRNVLELLSINAPDKM; this is translated from the coding sequence ATGGTAAATATAGTGGAGAACATAAGGAAACAAATTGATGATGCGGTAAGAAATTCTGTTTCAAAAGCTGTGGAGGCAGGGGAACTCCCGGAGTTTGAAATAGAGGAGGTAACTGTAGAAATTCCAAAGGAAAAGTCCCATGGGGATTTTTCTACAAATATAGCCATGCAGACAGCCAGAATGGCTAAAAAGGCTCCGAGGCAGATAGCAGAAATCATTGTTAAAAATATGGACCTTGAAGGTACATATATTGAAAAAGTTGAAATTGCAGGTCCGGGCTTTATAAACTTTTACCTGAACAATAATTGGCTGTATGATTCCTTGAAGGATATACAGCGTTTAAGGGAAGAGTACGGAAGGATAGATGTAGGGGGCGGCCAGAAAGTTATGGTTGAGTTCGTCAGCGCAAATCCTACAGGGCCGCTCCACATGGGAAATGCCCGCGGGGGGGCGCTGGGAGACTGTATCGCCAGTGTCCTTGAAAGGGCAGGATATGACGTTACAAGAGAATTTTATGTAAATGATGCCGGGAATCAAATAGAGAAATTCGGCATATCTCTTGAAGCAAGGTACCTGCAGCTTTTAAAGGGGGAAGATGCCGTTGAGTTCCCTGAAGACGGGTACCATGGGGAAGACATAATAGAGCATATGAAAAATTATATAGAAGAACATGGGGACAAGCTTCTTGATGTTGACAGCAGCGAGAGGAGAAAAGCCCTTGTTGAGTACGCTCTTCCTAAAAATGTTGAAAGAATTAAAAAGGCCTTGGAGGAATACGGGGTCACATTTGATGTATGGTTTTCAGAGCAATCCCTATACGACAGCGGTGAAATAGAAGAGACATTAGAGTACTTAAAGGAAAAGGGCTATACCAGGGAAGAGGACGGAGCCCTTTGGTTTAAAGCCACTTTGTTTGGGGCTGAAAAGGATGAGGTTATAGTAAGAAATAACGGGGTACCCACATATTTTCTGGCAGATATTGCATACCACAGGAATAAGTTTTTAAAAAGAAATTATGACAGGGTGATAAATCTCTGGGGTGCTGACCACCACGGGCATGTTTTTAGGATGAAATGCGGGGTGGAGGCCTTTGGAATTGACCCGGACAAGCTTGATATCGTAATATTCCAGTTGGTACGCCTATATAGAAATGGTGAAATTGCCAGAATGTCAAAGAGGACAGGAAAATCAATATCCCTGACAGACCTTTTAGAAGAAGTGGGAAGAGATGCAGCAAGATTTTTCTTTAATACCAAGGCGTCAGGAAACCACTTGGATTTTGATTTGGATTTGGCAGTTAAACAGTCCAATGAAAACCCTGTTTACTATGTGCAGTATGCCCACGCAAGAATATGCAGCATGCTAAAAGTTTTAGAAAGTGAAGGGATAAAAGTTCCTGATGTTGATGAGGTGAATGTTTCTTTGCTGGATAAGGAAGAAGAAATAGAGCTTTTAAAAAAGCTTGCCCAGTATCCGGAAGAGATAAGACTTACTGCTGAGACGTTAGAGCCAAGCAGGCTGACCCGTTATGTTTATGATGTTGCTGCAGCATTTCACAGCTTCTACAACGCCTGCAGGGTAAAAGGTGAAGAAGAGGAAATAATGAATGCAAGACTAATACTTGTTGACAGTACAAAAATTGTTATACGGAATGTATTAGAGCTGCTTAGTATAAATGCCCCGGACAAGATGTAA
- a CDS encoding helix-turn-helix domain-containing protein produces the protein MGIQLKRVKVTDEEISPKVLTAALFSQVEQMPKGYALKERYVYDYEFEYILYSDGASMIIDDKHYELKEGDVIYRKPGQYTQGFMPYSCYLIAVDMLNNTRKNPNKYYVYNNQNFQNYCENDILEKIPQIFQPLNKEKTKYLFESIFKEFITPTEISDLSLKTKILNLICYLYQNSTDPFKNNTIPMSHHFESLKEVIKYIEDNIDKKLLLSDFSKIANLSPSHFHKVFTKNIGMTPHDFILKVKLNKAKKLLAETCHPVSEISRQCGFENTPYFCHVFKKHTNTTPLEFRKKHRYV, from the coding sequence ATGGGTATTCAGTTAAAAAGAGTAAAAGTCACCGATGAGGAAATTTCACCTAAGGTACTTACAGCGGCTTTATTTTCCCAGGTTGAACAAATGCCAAAGGGATATGCGTTAAAAGAACGGTACGTATATGACTATGAATTTGAATATATTTTGTATAGCGACGGCGCTTCTATGATAATTGATGACAAACATTACGAACTAAAAGAAGGAGATGTTATTTACAGAAAGCCCGGTCAGTACACCCAGGGTTTTATGCCTTACAGCTGCTATCTGATTGCTGTCGACATGTTAAATAACACCAGAAAAAATCCTAATAAGTATTATGTATACAACAACCAGAACTTTCAAAACTATTGTGAAAATGATATTCTTGAAAAAATACCACAAATTTTCCAGCCACTAAACAAAGAAAAAACAAAATACCTGTTTGAATCAATATTTAAAGAATTTATTACACCAACAGAAATATCTGATTTAAGCCTTAAAACAAAAATATTAAATTTAATATGCTATCTCTACCAGAATTCAACGGATCCTTTTAAAAACAATACTATACCTATGTCCCATCATTTTGAATCTCTAAAAGAGGTTATAAAGTATATTGAAGATAATATTGATAAAAAGCTGTTATTAAGTGATTTTTCAAAAATTGCAAATTTAAGCCCAAGTCATTTTCACAAGGTTTTTACTAAAAACATAGGGATGACTCCCCATGATTTTATATTAAAGGTTAAATTAAACAAAGCAAAGAAGCTTTTGGCAGAGACCTGCCATCCGGTTTCTGAAATTTCCCGTCAATGTGGTTTTGAAAACACCCCATATTTTTGTCATGTTTTCAAAAAACACACAAACACCACTCCTTTAGAATTTAGAAAAAAGCACAGATATGTATAA
- a CDS encoding D-alanine--D-alanine ligase family protein yields MSHKKKVLVIFGGKSSEHEISRISATSILKNINYEKFYVFMLGITKEGKWLPYNGPVEKISSGEWEEAALRENAATHTGDNVLINSVMGNILVGDEALDSQKIKIDVVFPVLHGCNGEDGTIQGLLELAGIPYVGCGVLSSALAMDKVYAKIIFEKAGIPQADYLYFTRKEIADDFLGIAQKVEDKFSYPVFVKPSNAGSSVGVSKAADRNDLKKALDYAAKYDRKVMVEEFIDGREVECAVLGNDQPIASTVGEIVPSNEFYDYNAKYIDNKSKILIPADLPKDIVEKIREYAIRAYKALDCSGLSRVDFFVHRESMKVFINEINTLPGFTDISMYPMLWQESGISYSELIEKLIDLAIERFKDNIRQVDA; encoded by the coding sequence ATGAGCCACAAAAAAAAGGTTTTGGTTATATTTGGCGGTAAATCATCAGAGCATGAAATTTCAAGGATATCAGCAACTTCTATATTGAAAAATATTAATTATGAAAAATTTTATGTTTTTATGTTGGGGATAACAAAAGAAGGTAAGTGGCTTCCATATAACGGACCGGTTGAAAAAATTTCTTCAGGGGAATGGGAAGAGGCAGCTCTCAGGGAAAACGCAGCAACTCATACAGGGGACAATGTTTTAATTAACTCCGTTATGGGTAATATTCTAGTAGGAGATGAGGCTTTAGACAGCCAAAAAATTAAGATAGATGTTGTTTTCCCGGTTCTTCACGGGTGCAATGGAGAGGACGGCACTATACAGGGGCTTTTGGAGCTGGCAGGAATACCCTATGTAGGCTGTGGGGTTTTAAGTTCTGCTTTAGCCATGGATAAGGTTTATGCAAAAATTATATTTGAAAAGGCAGGAATACCCCAGGCAGATTACCTGTACTTTACCAGGAAGGAAATTGCCGATGATTTTTTGGGTATTGCACAAAAAGTAGAAGATAAATTCAGCTATCCTGTTTTTGTAAAGCCCTCTAATGCAGGGTCGTCAGTAGGTGTTTCAAAGGCAGCAGACAGGAATGACCTTAAAAAGGCATTGGATTATGCGGCAAAATATGACAGAAAAGTAATGGTGGAAGAGTTTATAGACGGAAGGGAAGTTGAATGTGCCGTATTAGGAAATGATCAGCCTATAGCATCAACTGTAGGTGAAATAGTACCTAGCAATGAATTTTACGATTATAATGCAAAGTACATTGACAATAAGTCTAAAATATTGATACCTGCAGACCTTCCAAAGGATATTGTGGAGAAGATAAGGGAATATGCCATAAGGGCATATAAAGCATTGGACTGCAGCGGCCTTTCAAGGGTGGACTTTTTTGTTCACAGGGAAAGTATGAAGGTATTTATAAATGAAATAAATACACTTCCGGGCTTTACAGATATAAGCATGTATCCTATGCTTTGGCAGGAGTCAGGAATATCTTACAGTGAGCTTATTGAAAAACTTATTGATTTAGCAATAGAAAGATTTAAAGACAATATAAGGCAAGTGGATGCATAA
- the murI gene encoding glutamate racemase — protein MDNRPIGIFDSGLGGLTVLNEINNLLPLESIVYFGDSGRAPYGTKSEETVIKYTFQDIRFLLNQDIKMIVIACNTASACSLELVKNNFDIPIVEVVQPGAVAAVNETKNKKIGVIGTIATIESGVYEKAIKRLDSTVEVHSKACPLFVPLVEEGWWDNDIAYRIAQEYMEPLKEKGIDTLVLGCTHYPLLKNVISKVMGDGVKLVNSALEVAKVVKEVIDVRKIERDKNVAPVYRYYTSDSVKKFESLGNSILNGKIRSAERVDIERY, from the coding sequence ATGGATAACAGACCGATAGGTATTTTTGATTCAGGATTAGGGGGATTAACTGTTTTAAATGAAATAAATAATTTACTTCCTTTAGAGAGTATTGTTTACTTTGGAGACAGTGGTAGGGCACCATACGGGACTAAATCTGAGGAAACTGTCATAAAGTACACATTTCAAGACATACGTTTTCTTTTAAACCAGGATATAAAGATGATTGTAATTGCCTGCAATACAGCTAGTGCATGCAGTCTTGAACTGGTAAAGAACAACTTTGATATACCAATTGTAGAGGTTGTCCAGCCAGGGGCTGTGGCAGCCGTAAATGAGACAAAAAACAAAAAGATTGGGGTAATAGGCACCATTGCCACAATTGAAAGCGGTGTGTATGAAAAGGCTATAAAGCGCCTGGATTCAACTGTTGAAGTTCACTCAAAGGCATGTCCTCTGTTTGTTCCGCTGGTGGAAGAAGGCTGGTGGGATAACGACATTGCATACAGGATAGCGCAGGAGTATATGGAACCTTTGAAGGAAAAGGGTATTGACACACTGGTTTTAGGATGCACCCACTATCCTCTTTTGAAAAATGTTATTTCAAAAGTTATGGGGGATGGTGTTAAGCTTGTAAATTCAGCTTTAGAAGTTGCTAAGGTGGTAAAGGAGGTTATAGATGTAAGAAAAATTGAGAGGGATAAAAATGTTGCACCTGTATACAGGTATTATACAAGTGATAGTGTAAAGAAGTTTGAATCTCTGGGAAATTCCATTTTAAACGGGAAAATACGTTCTGCTGAAAGAGTGGATATTGAAAGATATTAA
- a CDS encoding S-layer homology domain-containing protein — MRKKIIKLYIISLILSLFSFTSYSQEVPQRVFEGVENAPAILNNIDFNDVRNSGTWAKEAIYEVSALGFIKGYGNRVFGRRNNVTKEEAIAMIYRAAGREEEAQRVAVALDSAKANDERERNALNMWSLGYLRLAAEDDLITWQDYEHATALDESEIPEGGFFRRSPATREEVARWMVMALGIQPVYEQQEIFNNFLDWTAADPHKVPYIEAALANNIMSGMGNGYFRPLSSITREQMAQIIKNSSSYIYPLLEYEKKIGTIESIKSSRDYTGGDGIFKNTFAVRNSNGSLHHIVAKFSEGRGSINEHTGSPVRSQYADFIVYKKGAIGDGRLLEEGDRIEYIVSSDEKVKFINVISNTTDTKYIVGKINGIENGTINISKIFDLNYPTVDIESRNFSFNSEGRDVDITYVLSNSIEVYIDGRISGIENIRGGEDAIISLRDNIVTKIKTVDLRFKEQGVVNGIVEENNPHLGYITLYNDSNLDYRTSPLEKINFIKTYSYQNPKEIKVLKNGREGDIEDIEPGDSAYIKLDDDGDIEIISAVDNYMAKYGKIISKRQGSIVVMYDEGIQQILEIDNPLIVLNKRVADYDALKEGDRVKLILNITDRFTQVKQITIDGSGLYISNIYKGIVDGLDEVTGRLVLRNLEVFQNGKWNRTGQKGFYSMELDSESTFVYNDKNIYKDDVKRLFKDREAYIAAREDYGKKEKAVIVSFRNSNDREAAVFDDTILRSTSEGFVLEKEYKNIKYNKGTIIIKDNRLVSANSVTKDDAAYIIASRGYEDGEYYAGIVAINDRFNPDFIDIYRGRIASIERNTSVTVESFSRFDGLNWEFFNTPKTFLITYDTKIVDDTGIIGQRNFLDFGESSFKDRTVYILADGTDAVLITTAPYGNVNVKGEIYQIVADRTVNEEGEELGVQQVHGFTLIDAKEYNPSTFMWEDTKDRIININILNNSIILKNNTVAKASDLKTGDRVRVLKREDSEEGYIIFAE, encoded by the coding sequence TTGCGTAAAAAAATAATAAAACTTTACATAATATCATTAATACTGTCACTGTTTTCTTTTACATCATATTCCCAGGAAGTACCCCAGAGGGTTTTTGAAGGTGTTGAAAATGCTCCGGCAATTTTAAATAATATTGATTTTAATGATGTGAGAAATTCAGGTACCTGGGCAAAAGAAGCCATTTACGAAGTAAGTGCCTTAGGGTTTATAAAAGGGTATGGCAACAGGGTTTTTGGCCGTAGAAACAATGTGACAAAAGAAGAGGCCATAGCAATGATTTACAGGGCGGCAGGAAGGGAAGAAGAGGCACAGAGGGTGGCGGTAGCCCTGGACAGTGCGAAGGCTAATGATGAAAGGGAAAGAAACGCCCTTAACATGTGGTCTTTAGGATATTTAAGACTTGCGGCGGAAGACGACCTTATAACCTGGCAGGATTATGAACATGCAACAGCATTAGATGAAAGTGAAATTCCTGAAGGAGGTTTTTTCCGCAGGAGTCCTGCAACAAGAGAGGAAGTTGCCAGATGGATGGTTATGGCACTTGGAATACAGCCTGTATATGAGCAGCAGGAGATATTTAATAATTTCCTGGACTGGACGGCTGCCGACCCTCACAAGGTACCTTATATAGAGGCTGCGCTGGCAAATAACATTATGAGCGGGATGGGAAACGGGTATTTCAGACCTCTTTCCTCAATTACAAGGGAGCAAATGGCACAGATAATAAAAAACTCCTCTTCTTATATATATCCTCTTTTAGAATATGAAAAGAAAATAGGTACTATAGAGAGTATAAAAAGTTCAAGGGACTATACCGGCGGAGACGGCATATTTAAAAATACATTTGCCGTAAGAAACAGCAATGGCAGCCTGCACCATATAGTTGCCAAATTTTCAGAAGGAAGAGGGAGCATAAATGAACATACCGGTTCCCCTGTAAGAAGTCAATATGCCGATTTTATTGTATATAAAAAGGGAGCAATCGGAGACGGCAGATTGTTAGAAGAAGGAGACAGGATTGAATACATTGTATCCTCAGATGAAAAAGTTAAATTTATAAATGTTATTTCAAATACAACTGATACAAAATATATTGTTGGAAAAATAAACGGCATAGAAAATGGAACCATTAACATTTCCAAAATTTTTGATTTAAATTATCCCACTGTGGACATTGAAAGCAGGAATTTTTCTTTTAACTCAGAAGGTAGGGATGTGGATATAACCTATGTTTTAAGTAACAGCATAGAAGTTTATATTGACGGAAGGATAAGCGGTATTGAAAACATCCGTGGCGGTGAAGATGCAATAATTTCCTTAAGGGATAATATAGTTACAAAAATAAAAACGGTGGATTTAAGATTTAAAGAGCAGGGAGTGGTAAACGGCATTGTTGAGGAAAACAACCCTCATTTAGGATATATAACTCTTTACAATGATTCAAACCTTGACTATAGAACATCCCCTTTAGAAAAAATTAATTTTATAAAAACATACAGCTATCAAAACCCAAAGGAGATTAAAGTCCTTAAAAACGGAAGAGAAGGGGATATTGAGGATATAGAGCCCGGGGATTCTGCATATATTAAACTTGATGATGATGGAGATATTGAAATAATAAGTGCTGTGGACAACTACATGGCAAAGTACGGTAAAATTATATCCAAAAGGCAGGGCAGCATAGTTGTAATGTATGATGAAGGTATTCAGCAAATACTGGAAATAGATAATCCCCTTATTGTTTTAAATAAAAGGGTTGCAGATTATGATGCCCTAAAAGAAGGGGACAGGGTAAAGCTTATTTTAAATATTACAGACCGGTTTACTCAGGTGAAGCAAATTACAATTGACGGAAGCGGTCTTTACATTTCCAATATATACAAAGGGATAGTGGATGGATTAGATGAGGTTACAGGAAGGCTTGTATTGAGAAATCTGGAGGTTTTCCAAAACGGAAAATGGAACAGGACAGGGCAAAAGGGCTTTTATTCCATGGAGTTAGACAGTGAAAGCACCTTTGTCTATAATGACAAAAATATATATAAAGATGATGTAAAAAGGCTTTTCAAAGACAGGGAAGCATATATAGCTGCAAGGGAGGATTATGGCAAGAAGGAAAAGGCTGTAATTGTATCATTTAGAAATTCCAATGACAGGGAAGCCGCTGTTTTTGATGATACCATTTTAAGGAGCACATCTGAAGGATTTGTGTTAGAAAAGGAATACAAAAACATAAAATATAATAAAGGCACTATAATTATAAAGGACAACAGGCTTGTTTCTGCAAACAGTGTGACCAAAGATGATGCAGCATATATAATTGCAAGCAGGGGCTATGAGGACGGGGAATACTATGCAGGGATTGTTGCCATAAATGACAGGTTTAATCCGGATTTTATTGATATCTACCGTGGAAGGATAGCTTCCATAGAAAGAAATACCAGTGTAACCGTTGAGTCCTTTTCCAGATTTGACGGCTTAAATTGGGAATTTTTCAATACTCCTAAGACATTTTTAATTACATATGACACCAAAATAGTGGATGATACAGGTATAATCGGTCAGAGAAATTTCCTGGACTTTGGGGAATCCAGCTTTAAAGACAGGACTGTTTATATACTGGCAGACGGTACCGATGCAGTACTTATAACTACTGCACCTTATGGAAATGTAAACGTGAAAGGTGAAATATACCAAATAGTGGCTGACAGGACGGTAAATGAAGAGGGTGAAGAATTAGGAGTACAGCAGGTTCACGGATTTACCCTCATTGATGCAAAGGAATACAACCCTTCAACCTTTATGTGGGAAGATACAAAAGACAGAATTATAAATATCAATATTTTAAATAACAGCATTATTTTAAAAAATAACACCGTTGCAAAGGCGTCAGATTTAAAGACAGGCGACAGGGTAAGGGTGCTTAAGAGAGAAGACAGTGAAGAGGGATACATTATATTTGCCGAATAA
- a CDS encoding DUF1934 domain-containing protein, with product MNKNVIISVRGIQTTGNRVINTLELVTEGKYYKKGNTYYVTYKESKVTGMEGTTTTLKIGEDGVVTLMRFGSVNTQFIFEQGQKHVSYYDTKYGTFTVGVTTNVVLVDVDDEGGEVRVDYELDIDDNKSGQNDFHMFIREVGQLDGKYSGEHKETN from the coding sequence ATGAATAAAAATGTTATTATTTCTGTAAGAGGGATTCAAACTACAGGTAATAGAGTTATAAATACACTTGAATTGGTTACAGAGGGTAAATACTACAAAAAAGGCAATACTTATTATGTTACGTACAAAGAAAGCAAAGTTACAGGAATGGAAGGAACTACAACAACTTTAAAAATAGGAGAAGACGGGGTAGTTACTTTAATGAGATTTGGTTCGGTGAATACCCAGTTTATATTTGAACAGGGGCAGAAGCATGTGTCATACTACGATACCAAGTACGGTACTTTTACAGTGGGGGTAACTACAAATGTTGTATTGGTGGATGTGGATGACGAAGGCGGGGAAGTAAGGGTTGACTATGAATTGGATATAGATGATAATAAATCGGGACAAAATGATTTTCATATGTTTATAAGAGAGGTAGGGCAGTTAGATGGTAAATATAGTGGAGAACATAAGGAAACAAATTGA
- a CDS encoding S-layer homology domain-containing protein, which produces MLKKLMSIVLILILIFGIMEISSARIGDSGYEGGISSGQAPGRTTFEYKEVVFITGEPIVFEGTVTITKNLRQDRNTGENVMTTNYTYRLSNAEYSATLNRALSHSTTLSEKEKGQTIEETRLNDGYSEIIRIGNEMYRLENYDYTKTNIKHSKPAVDYYAGNMWGRKTYRLGNGAGGRTVTVDISGEFYGYNQYWGTAETQILDYVIQSQSTTGDYTDKWGGTASVTLSTTTSQNMRYVENEPQTISFEGGFLETQHNNSVLQYTARLPEFDSEGISTDRIVEIKDSLQIETFPSSKRLLVPDLNHLRGHWAYRDIMALYSLEVFTGDASRFNPQEVMTRAEFADAIVRAAREVPQDPALVDSRVNRRVNTNNRNNEEETTQRFFDVSKNHKYYDSINSAFDRGIISGRGDGRFYPEDYITTADAITIIISTLGLENLAPQDGAITIFKDNSDIPKYARNSVYVAQKIGLIIGDERGYLKPMEYITKGRAAVIINKYINYMREDLKKDYRERIINY; this is translated from the coding sequence ATGTTAAAAAAACTAATGAGTATTGTTTTGATTTTAATACTTATATTTGGTATAATGGAAATTAGTTCAGCAAGAATTGGGGATTCAGGTTATGAAGGAGGGATTTCCTCCGGTCAGGCGCCAGGGAGAACCACTTTTGAGTACAAAGAAGTGGTATTTATAACAGGTGAGCCTATAGTATTTGAGGGAACCGTTACAATTACCAAAAATTTAAGGCAGGACAGGAACACAGGGGAAAATGTAATGACTACAAATTATACCTACAGGCTTAGCAATGCTGAATATTCTGCAACTTTAAACAGAGCCCTGTCACACAGCACCACACTGAGTGAAAAGGAAAAAGGTCAAACAATAGAGGAGACAAGGTTAAATGACGGGTACAGCGAAATAATAAGAATTGGAAATGAAATGTACAGACTTGAAAACTATGACTACACAAAGACAAATATAAAGCATTCAAAGCCTGCTGTGGACTACTATGCAGGGAATATGTGGGGCAGAAAGACGTATCGTTTGGGAAATGGTGCCGGCGGCCGCACTGTAACTGTGGATATTTCAGGGGAGTTTTATGGATACAACCAGTACTGGGGCACAGCTGAAACCCAGATATTAGACTATGTTATTCAAAGCCAAAGCACAACAGGTGATTATACAGATAAATGGGGGGGCACTGCAAGTGTTACCCTGTCCACAACAACGAGCCAAAACATGCGGTATGTTGAAAATGAGCCTCAGACCATAAGTTTTGAGGGAGGGTTTCTTGAGACCCAGCACAACAACAGTGTTCTTCAGTATACAGCAAGGCTTCCTGAATTTGATTCAGAGGGAATATCTACAGACAGGATAGTTGAAATAAAGGACAGTTTACAAATAGAAACATTTCCTTCAAGTAAAAGACTCCTTGTACCTGATTTGAACCATTTAAGGGGGCACTGGGCGTACAGGGACATAATGGCACTTTACAGCCTTGAGGTTTTTACAGGAGATGCTTCAAGGTTTAATCCTCAGGAGGTTATGACCAGGGCAGAGTTTGCAGATGCCATTGTGAGGGCAGCCAGGGAAGTGCCGCAAGACCCGGCGTTGGTTGATTCAAGGGTAAATAGGCGGGTGAATACCAATAATAGAAATAATGAAGAGGAAACAACCCAGAGGTTTTTTGATGTTTCCAAAAATCATAAATACTATGACAGCATAAACAGTGCCTTTGATAGGGGGATAATAAGCGGAAGAGGGGATGGAAGGTTTTATCCTGAAGATTATATTACTACAGCTGATGCCATAACCATTATCATCAGTACATTAGGTTTAGAAAATCTTGCCCCGCAGGATGGCGCCATTACTATTTTTAAAGATAACAGCGATATTCCCAAGTATGCAAGAAATTCAGTTTATGTTGCACAAAAAATAGGATTAATAATAGGGGATGAAAGAGGGTATTTAAAACCTATGGAGTATATTACTAAAGGCAGGGCTGCAGTTATAATTAATAAATACATAAATTATATGAGGGAAGATTTGAAGAAAGATTATAGGGAAAGAATAATCAACTATTAA